From Haloarcula sp. CBA1127, a single genomic window includes:
- a CDS encoding LURP-one-related/scramblase family protein, whose amino-acid sequence MGTSDYDIAGIDLSDDSYTVEQSLVRNKYKAMDAAGNVVLRGKQKMLKMKEEFPFVDANDNEVFQVKAGGIIDVAGNYVLTDSKTGEDIVILDNDYSILQDTWKIRDASTEAKIAEINSQGALVTIARNVVPFGGWIPHKYEITDQDGNHVGNIDGQFSLKDRYEITIDDASTVPKEPIIAAAMVIDAIQGN is encoded by the coding sequence ATGGGAACAAGCGACTACGACATTGCGGGCATTGACCTCTCCGACGACAGCTACACAGTCGAACAGAGTCTGGTCCGCAACAAGTACAAAGCCATGGACGCCGCCGGGAACGTCGTCCTCCGCGGGAAACAGAAGATGCTGAAGATGAAAGAGGAGTTCCCGTTTGTCGACGCAAACGACAACGAGGTGTTTCAGGTCAAGGCCGGTGGCATCATCGACGTGGCCGGCAACTACGTGCTGACCGACTCCAAGACCGGCGAGGACATCGTCATCCTCGACAACGACTACTCGATTCTGCAGGACACGTGGAAGATTCGGGACGCCAGTACCGAGGCGAAAATCGCCGAGATCAACTCTCAGGGCGCGCTCGTGACCATCGCCCGCAACGTCGTTCCGTTCGGCGGCTGGATTCCCCACAAGTACGAGATCACCGATCAGGACGGCAACCACGTCGGCAACATCGACGGGCAGTTCTCGCTGAAAGACCGCTACGAGATTACCATCGACGACGCCAGCACGGTTCCGAAAGAGCCGATCATCGCTGCGGCGATGGTTATCGATGCGATTCAGGGGAACTGA
- the uvrA gene encoding excinuclease ABC subunit UvrA, with the protein MSKDIIEVRGAEEHNLKDVDVEIPREELTVVTGLSGSGKSSLAFETVYAEGQRRYIESLSAYARNFLGQMDKPQVENVEGLSPAISIDQKNAANNPRSTVGTVTELHDYLRLLYARVGTPHCPECGREVGEQSAQNMVSRLLELPEGTRAKLCAPVVRDQKGAFEDLFDDLVGEGYSRVEVDGEEFDLTLDRPELDENYDHTIDVVVDRVKISPDARSRITDSVETALEEADGTLKVILPDPADGAAETLGGSDARATGDLADGEEDDGATSDRVVVELSEDLACTHCGIDISEIETRSFSFNSPHGACPECEGLGETKEVSEDLVITDPTKPLKHVFEPWSYDRTYYSRQLDNVAEHFGVDLTTPFEELDESVQRQFLYGTDSRVHFEWRTKNGTREKTERFEGVIPNLERRHVETDSDRAREHIEEFMATTTCPACEGTRLKAESRAVLVDDASITEVNEMSISDALAHFEGMEENLSARDRKIAEEILKEIRARLGFMTEVGLDYLTLDREASTLSGGESQRIRLATQIGSGLVGVLYVLDEPSIGLHQRDNDRLLNTLEELRDLGNTLLVVEHDTETMRRADQIIDMGPGPGKRGGEVVVNAPMDEVIDTEESVTGEYLSGERTIPVPDSRREADGELTVRGARQHNLDDLDVSIPLGTFTAITGVSGSGKSTLMHDVLYKGLVRRMNDTDVNPGEHDAIDGLDDIETVRLIDQSPIGRTPRSNPATYTNVFDHIRELFAETSLSKQRGYEVGRFSFNVKGGRCEGCGGQGTVTIDMNFLSDVTVPCEECGGARYNDETLDVTYKGATIADVLDMTVEEAYDFFESHGGIRRRLELLKDVGLGYMRLGQPSTTLSGGEAQRVKLAEELGKKDSGETLYLLDEPTTGLHPEDERKLIDVLHRLTDDGNTVVVIEHELDLIKNADQIIDLGPEGGENGGELVAQGTPEDVARTEASYTGQYLRDLLPNVDLEGPRADRDTVAEQPAADDD; encoded by the coding sequence ATGAGCAAGGATATCATCGAGGTCCGAGGGGCCGAGGAACACAACCTCAAGGACGTCGACGTGGAGATTCCCCGCGAGGAACTGACAGTCGTCACCGGACTGTCGGGGTCGGGTAAATCCTCGCTCGCATTCGAGACGGTGTACGCCGAGGGCCAGCGGCGCTACATCGAATCGCTCTCCGCCTACGCACGGAACTTCCTAGGGCAGATGGACAAACCACAGGTCGAGAACGTCGAAGGTCTCTCTCCGGCGATTTCTATCGACCAGAAGAACGCCGCCAACAACCCCCGCTCGACGGTCGGCACCGTCACCGAACTGCACGACTACCTCCGTCTGCTGTATGCCCGCGTCGGCACACCGCACTGCCCGGAGTGTGGCCGCGAAGTCGGCGAGCAGTCCGCCCAGAACATGGTGTCTCGGCTGCTGGAACTGCCGGAGGGGACTCGCGCCAAACTGTGTGCGCCGGTCGTCCGCGACCAAAAGGGGGCCTTCGAAGACCTGTTCGACGACCTCGTCGGCGAGGGGTACAGCCGCGTCGAGGTCGACGGCGAGGAGTTCGACCTCACGCTGGACCGACCCGAACTGGACGAGAACTACGACCACACCATCGACGTGGTCGTGGACCGAGTGAAGATTTCGCCGGACGCCCGCTCGCGCATCACGGACTCCGTCGAAACCGCGCTCGAAGAGGCCGACGGGACGCTGAAGGTCATTCTGCCGGACCCGGCAGACGGCGCGGCAGAGACGCTCGGCGGGTCAGACGCCCGGGCAACCGGCGACCTCGCCGACGGTGAGGAGGACGACGGAGCCACCTCGGACCGCGTCGTCGTCGAACTCTCCGAGGACCTGGCCTGCACTCACTGTGGCATCGACATCTCCGAAATCGAGACGCGGTCGTTCTCGTTCAACTCACCGCACGGGGCCTGCCCGGAGTGTGAGGGGCTGGGCGAGACCAAGGAAGTCAGCGAGGACCTCGTCATCACCGACCCGACGAAGCCGCTCAAGCACGTTTTCGAGCCCTGGAGTTACGACCGGACGTACTACTCGCGGCAACTGGACAACGTCGCCGAGCACTTCGGCGTGGACCTCACGACGCCGTTCGAGGAGCTAGACGAGTCCGTCCAGCGGCAGTTCCTCTACGGCACCGACAGCAGGGTCCACTTCGAGTGGCGGACCAAGAACGGGACACGCGAGAAAACTGAGCGCTTCGAGGGCGTCATCCCGAATCTGGAGCGACGACACGTCGAAACGGATTCGGACCGCGCCCGCGAGCACATCGAGGAGTTCATGGCGACGACGACGTGCCCGGCCTGTGAAGGGACACGGCTCAAAGCGGAGTCGCGGGCAGTCCTCGTCGACGACGCATCTATCACCGAGGTCAACGAGATGTCCATCAGCGACGCGCTGGCGCACTTCGAGGGGATGGAAGAGAACCTCTCGGCCCGCGACCGGAAGATCGCCGAGGAGATTCTCAAAGAGATTCGCGCCCGTCTGGGCTTCATGACCGAGGTCGGACTGGACTACCTGACGCTGGACCGCGAGGCCTCGACGCTGTCGGGCGGTGAGAGCCAGCGAATTCGGTTGGCGACCCAGATCGGAAGCGGCCTCGTCGGTGTTCTCTACGTCCTCGACGAGCCCTCCATCGGCCTCCACCAGCGGGACAACGACCGCCTGCTGAACACGCTCGAAGAGCTTCGAGACCTCGGGAACACGCTGCTCGTGGTCGAACACGACACCGAGACGATGCGCCGGGCCGACCAGATAATCGACATGGGGCCCGGACCGGGCAAGCGCGGCGGCGAAGTCGTCGTCAACGCTCCCATGGACGAGGTCATCGACACCGAGGAATCGGTGACCGGGGAGTACCTCTCGGGCGAGCGGACGATTCCGGTGCCCGACAGCCGCCGCGAGGCCGACGGTGAACTCACCGTTCGGGGCGCTCGCCAGCACAACCTCGACGACCTCGACGTGTCCATCCCACTGGGGACGTTCACCGCCATCACGGGGGTCTCGGGGTCAGGCAAGTCCACGCTGATGCACGACGTGCTGTACAAAGGGCTGGTGCGTCGGATGAACGACACCGACGTGAACCCCGGCGAGCACGACGCCATCGACGGCCTCGACGACATCGAGACGGTGCGGCTCATCGACCAGTCGCCTATCGGCCGAACGCCCCGCTCGAATCCGGCGACGTACACCAACGTCTTCGACCACATCCGCGAACTGTTCGCCGAGACGAGCCTCTCGAAACAGCGCGGCTACGAGGTCGGCCGGTTCTCGTTCAACGTCAAGGGCGGCCGCTGTGAGGGCTGTGGCGGTCAGGGGACGGTCACCATCGACATGAACTTCCTCTCTGACGTGACGGTCCCCTGTGAGGAGTGCGGCGGCGCGCGCTACAACGACGAGACGCTGGATGTGACCTACAAGGGCGCGACCATCGCCGACGTGCTCGACATGACCGTCGAGGAAGCGTACGACTTCTTCGAGAGCCACGGCGGCATCCGTCGCCGGCTGGAACTCCTGAAGGACGTGGGGCTGGGCTATATGCGGCTGGGCCAGCCCTCGACGACGCTCTCCGGTGGCGAGGCCCAGCGCGTGAAGCTCGCCGAGGAACTCGGCAAGAAGGATTCAGGCGAGACGCTGTACCTGCTTGACGAGCCGACCACCGGGCTCCACCCCGAGGACGAACGAAAGCTCATCGACGTGCTCCATCGGCTCACCGACGACGGCAACACAGTCGTCGTTATCGAGCACGAACTCGACCTGATAAAGAACGCCGACCAGATCATCGACCTCGGCCCCGAGGGTGGCGAGAACGGCGGCGAACTCGTCGCACAGGGCACCCCGGAGGACGTGGCCCGCACCGAGGCGTCCTACACCGGACAGTACCTCCGTGACCTGCTGCCGAACGTCGACCTGGAGGGGCCGCGAGCGGACCGCGACACAGTGGCCGAACAGCCGGCTGCGGACGACGACTGA